The segment CCAGCAGGCGACGCTCCGATGCCCCCGGCACATAGGCGCCGACCGTACCCACGTTGAAGCCGAGCCCCAGACTGCGCGAGGCACTGCCCCGCCGCAACGAGATCGCATGATCCTGCACGAAGGCGTCACGCGGTGCAAACGCCGTGGCCGAGAGGCCGGCCGAGGTCGACAGCTGGACTTGCGTACCACCGGTGCTGGTGCCGTCGTGGCGCGTGAGAATATTCACCACGCCGCTGATCGCATCAGCACCATACAGTGCGGCGCCCTGCGGTCCGCGAATGACTTCCACGCGCGCCACCCGCGACGGATCGAGCTGCGTGACCAGCAAGGGGTTCGCGACCTCGATGCCATCGAGATAGATCTTGGGCGCGCTCGCCCCGAACGAACTCGCGCCGCGTATGCTGCCGTAGCGCGCGGTCACCATGCCTGCACTCGCCGTCCATGTCCAGACGCCGGGGACGGCAAGATCCATCGCTTCCCCGAGCGTGCTGACCCCATGCTGCGCCAGCGTGGCGCCATCCACCACATCCAACGCGAACGGCGACCCACGCTGCGACGCGCCATCGGGCGAGCCCGTCACGACGACCCGGTCGAGCACACTCGCATGACGCGTGGTCACCGCGGGCGCGTCGGCGGCCACGGCGGCCGGTCGCGAGGGCGCGAGCACGACCTGCGCCGTGCCAAGCACGATCGGCCGCAAGGTGGAACCGCTGAGCAGAGACTCGAGCACCGCGCCCACCGGTACCTTGGTCAGCGCGAGACAGACGCGCCGCCCCGACGGCAAGAGATCGCTGCTGTAGGACAGCTCGAGCTTGGCGAGCCCCGCGATCTGATCCAGCGCTTCGCGCACCGGCGCGTCCGTGAGGCGCACCGAGACGATGCGATCGAGGGGCGGTGCCCACAGACTCGCCCTGTCGGCGGCCCCCACGCGCGTGGCGCACCCGGGCGCCGTCGGATCGGCTGGCGCGGCACGCACAACGGCCGCGGGCACGACGGACCATGCCGTAAGCATGGCCATCGCGCCCGCGAATCGTCCGCGTCGCGTCAGCATTCCGTGCAGCATGCGCCTCGGCGCCTCGCTCAGGGGGTCGGCGATCCCGATCCCTGCGGCTGGAGGAAAATCGTATCGCCCTTCTGCACGGCATCGGCACCGAGCGCGAGAGCAATCAGATGGACGACCTGCGCGGCAGAATCCCCGCGGAACGTCGCCGTGAGTGTGCGCGCCGCCAGCGTACTGTCGGCGATACGCAGATCGAGACCATACCACCGCTGGAGATCGGCCTGCACCTCGCTGAGCGGGGCATCGCGATACGCCAACTGCCCACGCGTCCACGACACGTCCTCGGCGGTGACCACGCCACGCTGCACGAACACCGTACCCCGAGCCATCGTCGCGCGATCCCCGGCGCGCAGTTCGGTCGCCGCGGCGGACTTCGCCCCCATGGAGACGATGCCGTGCGTGACGGCCACCGATACGCCACTGGCGGCCGTCTTCACGGAGAAGGCGGTGCCGATATCGCGAATGTCGGCCGACGCCGTATGCACCGTGAACGGATGCGCGTCGTCGTGCTGCACCTCGAAGAACGCCGCGCCCTCGAGCGTGACCTCGCGGGCGCCGGTCTGATAGCCGGACGCGACCGTCAGGCGGCTGCCCGGAGCCAGCACCACCGTGGTGCCATCGGGCAGCCGCAGCGAATCGCGCTGGCCGACGGCCGTGCGGTACTCCGTGGGCGCCGCGGCGGGCCGACTGGCGCGCCACTGGCTGATGCCGACGATCGCCGCGAGACCGGCGGCCGCCGCAAAGCCCACGCCCCGCCAGCGGCGTCGAGGTGCGGCCGTCGGTACCGACGGCGCCCGGCGCGGCGCACCGCCCCGCTCCACCGTCAGCGTGGGGCCATTGCCGATCCGCGCGCGAACCCGGGCCAACGCCGCTTCCGTATCCACGGTTACCGCGGCCATCGCCGCGGCCCGATCGGCGCGCGCCTTAACAACCGCGGCCAGCGCAGCGTCTTCCGGATGCGCCGTCAGCCATGCCTCGACCGCGGCCGACTCCGCCGGATCGCTCTCGCCTGCCAGGTGGCGGGCGATCGCTTCCCAGCGCGCGTCGGGATCTTCGGACAGGAAGGCGCGGATTTCGTCGGACATGCCGGGGAAACACGGGAAAGTGACTGCACCCTACGTCGGGTCGATTTCGCCAACCGGAACGGGGGGCGCCCCCCTGAATCCGCTGGACACGGGTGTAAGATACCTGCGTCCCGGGTTCGCCCAATCCCGTGTTTCATTCATCGCGCCCGCTTCCCTCGTGACCGACTCTGACCTGCTGGCTGGCCTTCGCCGTGGCGACCACGCCGCGTTCGATGCGCTCTTTCGCCAGTGGTACGAGCCCGTGGTGCGCGCGGCCAACCGGATCCTGCACGAATCCGGCGTGGCCGAGGAACTGGCCCAGGACGTCTTTCTGGAATTGTGGCGCCGGCGCGAAACGCTCCCCGATGGGTCGAGCGTGCCCGGCTATCTGCTGCAGGCGGTGCGCAATCGGGCGCTCAATCACCTGCGACATCTGCAGGTGCAGAAGAAGTCGCAGGTCTATGTCGAGGCGCTGAACGAGCCGGTCGAAGCCGCCGACGCGGATGCGCATACCGGTGAACTGGAAGCCGCTATTCGCGACGCGATCGCAGATCTCCCTCCGCGCACTCGTGAAGTCTTTCTCATGAGCCGCGAACGCAACCTCAAGTACAGCGAGATTGCCGAGCAGCTGGGCATCACCGTGAAGGCGGTCGAGGCCAACATGAGTCGCGCCCTGCGTCAACTGCGGGAAAAGCTCGCCCCGTTTTTGAAACGAATCGACGCTGACTGAGGCCACGGCTGGCGTCATCGTCCTGACAGGCGTAGGGTGTAGCCTGTTGCTGGTGTCTTTGCTCGTGAACGCTTGAACGACCCGTGCGCGACAGTCGCGCCGGCGCTCGAGCCGAACCCCAGGGCCTCCACCCATGGCACGACTTTCCCTTCGTCTCGTTGCGGCGGCGACCGTTGTTGGCGCCACCGCCTGTCTCGACGCGCCCACGGCGTCCCGTTCGCTCGACTTCGCCAGCGCCTTCAACACGGTGCCGGCTGGCATGGAATCGGTCTCCAGCAGCTATGCGGGCGACGGACAGGAAGGGATGGCGTGGGGTGGCCCGCGTCGTGGTGGCCCGGGCGGCCCGGGCATGGCCGGCATGATGGGTGGTGGGCTCGGCGCCGGCTTCGCGGCCGGTGCGCCGGGTCGTGGCCCGCACGGCGGTCCGTTCGCGGCCGCGCGCATCGATGCGAGCTGCACGACGAGCGGCACCAACATCACCTGCGCGAATACGCGCAACGGGCTCACCATCACCACCGTCTACAACCTCTTCAAGGCCGACGGAACGGCGCAGACGGCCATCGACACGCTGACGACCGACAAGATCGTCACCAACACCACGGTCACGGGCACCACGACGCGCGGCCGCGACAATGCGTCGGTGACGGCCACGGTCAACAACAGCTCGTCGCGCACGGTGACGGGCCTGGCGAGTGGCAGCACGCTGCGCACGGTCAACGGCTGGTCGAAGGGATCCGAAACGTCGAGCGGCACCAACCGCGACGGCCAGAAGTTCACCGCGAGCCGCACGGCCGGTGACACGACGACCGGTCTCAAGATCCCGGTGTCCACGACGGCCGAGACGTATCCGACGGCAGGCACGGTGGTGCGCTCCATGAAGTCCACCACGACCGTCGAAGGCTCGGCGGCCGTCACCAAGACGCGCCGCGAGGTGCTGACCTACGACGGCAGCGCCACGGCCAAGCTCGTGATCACCGAAGACGGCACCACGAAGAACTGCACCGTCGCGCTTCCGCGTGGGCGCCCCAGCTGCAGCTGATCACCGCGATCGGCGCCACGTGATGACGAAGGCCCCGGCATCTGCCGGGGCCTTCGTCGTTCAGCGGATCCGCAGGCCCACCCGATGCGACACCGGTCGCCCGCCGCGCATCGGCTCGAGCGCGTAGTCAAACGAGAACCGATCGACGGTCAGCCCGAGCCCCGCCGTCACGAGTGATTCATCCGGCTCGCGCGGCAGGCGCAATCCCTCGCGCAACACGACCTGCACGCCGTCGATGGGCACCCACGAGAGCTCCGCGCCGCCGGCGGGTCGCACGAAGCCGTCACCTTCGACCGTGACCGCCATCTGCGCGCCGATGTCGAACTGCTCGGAGAGCGGAAAGCCGCCGCCCCCAAAGCCGACGCCGACACGCGTCGGAAGCGGGCCCCGCACGCCGCCGAGGCGCGGACCGGCGCCAAGGTTCTGCACCACCACGCCGAGCGCGGCGGGCCCCATCGGCTTGCTGACGCCGAGATCCACCGCCACGGTGCCGTCGTGCAGGGCGCCCAGCCGATCCTCGGCGTACTTCACGCTCCCGCCCATGCGCCAGCCCAGCAGCGTGCGCGCGATCCCCAGCGTAAAGGCGCTGCTCGACGCGGCCATGCGGCCACCGTCGCTCAGGTGCGTCGCACCGAATTGCACGGCGTCGTCGTACCGTCCGCTCGGCGCCGCGTAGTCGAGAAACTGGACGCCCACCGCGACGCTCAGCACCCCAGCGGTCGTTACCGAGGCGAGCGCGCCGCCGGTGGCGAACCGGCCGTACCGCTGCAGCGAGGCCGCACTCCCGCGGGCCTGCCCCAGCATGCCCGGATTACTCAACAGCACATCGGCGTCGGTGCTCGTGAGCCCGGCGTTGCCGAGCGCGAGGATGCGGGCGCTCACCGGGAGCCGAAGTACCAACGGTCCCTCGGCGCGCGGCTGCGCCGAGACCGGCGAGCCGAACGTGGCACCGAGCCCCCCGGTGATCAGCACACGCCGGACGAAACGAGCCCAGCGGCTCTTGCGATTCGGTGCGGACATGGATCAAATGAACCCCATCGTCTGGCCGCGTGCCAGCGAGCCCGCCGCGCGCCACGCCCTCCCGCCCCTGCCCCTCTCTCATGCACGACTGGGCCCTCGGTCCAAATGCGCCCCAATCGCAACGCCAGTGGCTGCGCTCGCTCGGTTGGTGGCTCCTGAAGCGGGCCGGGTGGCGCTTCGAGGGGCGTATGCCCGATGTGCCCAAGTTCGTGTGCATTGTGGCGCCGCATACGTCCAACTGGGACTTCCCGGTCGGCCTCGCGGCCAAGTGGGCCCTGGGTTTCGACTCCCACTGGTGGGGCAAACACACGCTCTTCGGCCCGCTCACGGGATGGTTCATGCGCGCGAACGGCGGCATCCCCGTGGAGCGTCACGCCAAGAACAACGTCGTGGACGCCACCATCGCCGCCTTTCACGCGAATGCACGCTTCGCGCTGACGCTCGCCCCCGAGGGGACGCGAAAGAAGGTTACGGAGTGGCGGACCGGCTTCTGGCACGTGGCCAAGGGCGCCGGGGTCCCCATCTGCTGTGTCGCCTTCGACTGGCCGACCAAGGTCATCCGTCTGGGCCCCACGGTCGAGGCCACCGAAGACGACCCCCTCGCCGGGATCGCCCGCATTCGGGCACTCTTCGCGGATGTGCGAGGCTACAATCCGTCGCAGCAGACCTGACCCGTAAGCCGTAGGGATCGCATGCCCCGTCTCCCTCGTTGGCTGCCGGGCGTCGTGTCCCTCGCCGCCCGAACGCTCTTCGCCCAACCGGCCCCCTCGCCGCGTCCGACGCCGGCGGCGCCGGTGCCGATGCCGGCCACCAGTGCCCGTGCGGTGCGCGCCGAACGCGCGCCGGTCCTCGATGGGCGTGATGACGACGGCGTCTGGCGGGTGGCGCCGCTCATGCAGGACTTCGTGCAGTTCGATCCCGGCGAGGACTTTCCGGCCTCGTTCCGCACCGAAGCGCGGGCGGCGTTCGACCGGCGCTATCTGTACGTCTACGTGCGCGCGTACGATCCGCACCCCGACAGCATCGTCACGCTGCTCTCGCGCCGCGATGTGAAGACGGCCAGTGATCAGCTCAAGATCATCATCGACGGCTATCTCGATCGTCGGAGCGGTGTCGAGATGGCAGTGAATCCCGCCGGCGTGAAGCGCGACTATGTGATCTACAGCGACAACGTCGAAGACGGCACATGGGATGGGGTCTGGGATGTCGCCACCTCCATCGACAGCCTCGGATGGGCCGCCGAGTTTCGCGTGCCCTTCAGCCAGCTGCGCTTCAATCAGTCGGACACCCTCAGCTTTGGCTTCGGCATCTGGCGCGATATCGCGCGGCGCAACGAGCGCGATGCGTGGCCGCGCTATCGGCAGTCGCAGCGCACGCTGATGTCACAGATGGGGACGCTTACCGGCATCGCCGACGTGGGCACACCGCGGCGGCTCGAGCTGATGCCGTACTCGGTCGCGCGCAGTGTGCCGAACCTCCCCAACCGACCCCTCGGTAATCACGGCGAACTCACCGGCGGGCTCGACCTCAAAGCCGGGCTGGGCGCGAACGTCACCATCGACGCCACGGTGCACCCCGACTTCGGCCAGGTCGAAGCCGATCCGGCGGTGCTCAATCTCTCGGCCTTCGAAATCCGGTTCGATGAACGGCGCCCCTTCTTTCAGGAGGGGGCCGGGATGTATCGCTGCCAGGGCTCGTGCGAGGGGGTGTTCTACACGCGGCGCATCGGCCGCACGCCGCAGCTGCGTCGGTCGAATTCCGATCCCCTGTTCACCGACATCTCGGCGGCGGCCAAGCTCACCGCCCGCTTTGCGAACGGGACGGCGTTCGGGGTCGTGAACGCGTCCACCGAACGCGTGATGGGGAGCGACGGCAACACCGTTGAACCGCAAACCAACTATCTCGTGGTGCGCGGACTGCGCGACTTCCGTACCGGCCGTTCCCAACTCGGCTTTCAGCTCACCGATGTGCGGCGGCAGCTCGACGCCGCCACCGATCCGTTCCTGCGCCGCTCCGCGACCACGTTGCTGATGCAGGGATTCCATCGGTTCGCGCAGAACCGGTGGGAAGTTGTGAGCTATGCGGCCTTCAACGACGTGCGCGGTTCGGCGCAGGCGATTGCCCTCACTCAACGCAACAGCGTGCACCTCTATCAGCGCCCCGATCACGAGCAGCACTACGATTCCACCCGCACGGCCCTTGGCGGCCCCTCCACGTCGGTGACGCTGCGGCAGGTCGGCGGACGGCTGCGCTACGAGGGATACGTGCGCTATGCCAGTGCGGGGCTCGAGGTGAATGACCTCGGGTTCGTGAACCTCGTGAACGACATGCAGGTGAAGCAGTCACTCGACCTGCGTCCCGTGCGACCATCGCGGTTCCTGCGGTCGGCGTTCTCGCAGCTGGGCACCGAAACCCACTGGACCACCGGCGGCTTGCTCGCGGCGCAATCCCTCTCACTGCACACCAGCGGCACGCTGCACAACAATTGGGGCGGCGCCCTCACCACCTCCGTGAGTGATTACGGTGGAACGCACTGCGTGAGCTGCGCCCGGGGCGGGCCCGCGCTGCGCCAGAGTGCGAAGTACACCTTCCGCCTCGATGTGGTCGGTGATCCGCGCCCGTCCATCGTGCCCAAGGCGGCGTGGCGCGTAGGCACCAGCGACGTCGGGCGATCCTGGTATCGGGGCGGCGACGCGGCCGTGGAAGCGCGCGTGGCCAGCCGTTTCTCCGGGGCGATGGGGCTGACCTGGGACGAGGTCACCAACGACCAGCAGTGGGTGGGCAACTACGGCTACTTCCTGAGCGATACCACGCACTTCACGTTTGCGCGGCTCCATCAGCATATCCTGAGCATCACCATGCGCGCGAACTGGACCGCCACCCCCACGCTGTCGTTCCAGTTCTATGGGCAGCCGTTCGTCACCACCGGTGACTACAGCAACTGGCGGGAACTCGGGGCACCGCGTGCCGCCGCCTATGCCGATCGGTTCCGCAGCTATCGCAGCGCGGCACCCGCGGGCTTCAACGTCAAGCAATTCAATTCGAACGCCGTGGTGCGCTGGGAGTACCGCCCGGCGAGCACATTATTCCTCGTCTGGCAGCAGGGGCGCGCCGACGATCCGACCGGTCGAGGGGTCTTCGTGCCGGCGCGCGATGTGCGCGACCTCTTCGGAACGCGCCCGCTCAATACAGTGCTGCTCAAGCTGAGCTACTGGCTGAATCCCTGACGAGACGCGCTGTCGCTCACCGGCGACGAACGCGTCCGCCGCCGACCCGGCTCCCGGTGAGGACGCGCTGCAGCGAGGCCCAGTCCACCGGCTTGGTGAGATGCGCATCGAAGCCCGCCTCCAGCGCGCGGGCCCGATCAGCGGGTTGCCCCCAGCCGGTCTGTGCCACGAGCACCATCCCCGCGAGCGCGGCGTCCTGCCGGAGTCGTTGCGCCAGCTCATAGCCGTTCATGCCGGGCAGGCCGATGTCGAGCAGCGCAACATCCGGCTCGAACACATGGACCACATCGAGCGCCGCGAGCGCGTCGTGCACCACGCACACCACGTGGTGCTTGAGCTCGAGCATCGTGGCCTGACTGGTGGCCGAGTCGACGTTGTCGTCCACGATGAGAATGCGCAGCGTGGTCTCATCGGTCTGCACGCGCATGCCGGCATGGATACGCCCGATCGGTTCCACGGCCGCCGGGACGTGCAGCGGCAGCCACATCTCGATGGTGGTGCCCATCCCCTCGCCC is part of the Gemmatimonadaceae bacterium genome and harbors:
- a CDS encoding lysophospholipid acyltransferase family protein produces the protein MHDWALGPNAPQSQRQWLRSLGWWLLKRAGWRFEGRMPDVPKFVCIVAPHTSNWDFPVGLAAKWALGFDSHWWGKHTLFGPLTGWFMRANGGIPVERHAKNNVVDATIAAFHANARFALTLAPEGTRKKVTEWRTGFWHVAKGAGVPICCVAFDWPTKVIRLGPTVEATEDDPLAGIARIRALFADVRGYNPSQQT
- a CDS encoding RNA polymerase sigma-70 factor, producing the protein MPGKHGKVTAPYVGSISPTGTGGAPLNPLDTGVRYLRPGFAQSRVSFIAPASLVTDSDLLAGLRRGDHAAFDALFRQWYEPVVRAANRILHESGVAEELAQDVFLELWRRRETLPDGSSVPGYLLQAVRNRALNHLRHLQVQKKSQVYVEALNEPVEAADADAHTGELEAAIRDAIADLPPRTREVFLMSRERNLKYSEIAEQLGITVKAVEANMSRALRQLREKLAPFLKRIDAD
- a CDS encoding FecR domain-containing protein, producing MSDEIRAFLSEDPDARWEAIARHLAGESDPAESAAVEAWLTAHPEDAALAAVVKARADRAAAMAAVTVDTEAALARVRARIGNGPTLTVERGGAPRRAPSVPTAAPRRRWRGVGFAAAAGLAAIVGISQWRASRPAAAPTEYRTAVGQRDSLRLPDGTTVVLAPGSRLTVASGYQTGAREVTLEGAAFFEVQHDDAHPFTVHTASADIRDIGTAFSVKTAASGVSVAVTHGIVSMGAKSAAATELRAGDRATMARGTVFVQRGVVTAEDVSWTRGQLAYRDAPLSEVQADLQRWYGLDLRIADSTLAARTLTATFRGDSAAQVVHLIALALGADAVQKGDTIFLQPQGSGSPTP
- a CDS encoding carbohydrate binding family 9 domain-containing protein; protein product: MPRLPRWLPGVVSLAARTLFAQPAPSPRPTPAAPVPMPATSARAVRAERAPVLDGRDDDGVWRVAPLMQDFVQFDPGEDFPASFRTEARAAFDRRYLYVYVRAYDPHPDSIVTLLSRRDVKTASDQLKIIIDGYLDRRSGVEMAVNPAGVKRDYVIYSDNVEDGTWDGVWDVATSIDSLGWAAEFRVPFSQLRFNQSDTLSFGFGIWRDIARRNERDAWPRYRQSQRTLMSQMGTLTGIADVGTPRRLELMPYSVARSVPNLPNRPLGNHGELTGGLDLKAGLGANVTIDATVHPDFGQVEADPAVLNLSAFEIRFDERRPFFQEGAGMYRCQGSCEGVFYTRRIGRTPQLRRSNSDPLFTDISAAAKLTARFANGTAFGVVNASTERVMGSDGNTVEPQTNYLVVRGLRDFRTGRSQLGFQLTDVRRQLDAATDPFLRRSATTLLMQGFHRFAQNRWEVVSYAAFNDVRGSAQAIALTQRNSVHLYQRPDHEQHYDSTRTALGGPSTSVTLRQVGGRLRYEGYVRYASAGLEVNDLGFVNLVNDMQVKQSLDLRPVRPSRFLRSAFSQLGTETHWTTGGLLAAQSLSLHTSGTLHNNWGGALTTSVSDYGGTHCVSCARGGPALRQSAKYTFRLDVVGDPRPSIVPKAAWRVGTSDVGRSWYRGGDAAVEARVASRFSGAMGLTWDEVTNDQQWVGNYGYFLSDTTHFTFARLHQHILSITMRANWTATPTLSFQFYGQPFVTTGDYSNWRELGAPRAAAYADRFRSYRSAAPAGFNVKQFNSNAVVRWEYRPASTLFLVWQQGRADDPTGRGVFVPARDVRDLFGTRPLNTVLLKLSYWLNP